Proteins found in one Agaribacterium sp. ZY112 genomic segment:
- a CDS encoding SDR family NAD(P)-dependent oxidoreductase, translating into MKSILIVGSSRGIGAELARYFSQSGDKVIGVSRSESSHCEWIKADISTAEGIQDVAKKIANKTIDALIFSCGIWEDEGFTDTFDFRKTSYTETYNIMLANLVAPIELTKAISKNLSAATNPRAIYLGALSGLDHIASIQVAYAASKFGLRGAIQSLRKALKAEGIGFTVINPGNVATEEVLMDIEQGGIKEQVPIPISDIILSTEMILSLSISVELGDINLMQKDN; encoded by the coding sequence ATGAAATCGATATTAATTGTTGGTTCTAGCCGTGGAATCGGGGCTGAGTTAGCAAGGTACTTTTCCCAGTCTGGAGATAAGGTTATTGGGGTATCTAGATCTGAATCGTCGCATTGTGAATGGATAAAGGCCGACATAAGCACCGCTGAAGGCATACAAGATGTCGCTAAGAAAATAGCTAATAAGACCATTGATGCTCTAATATTCTCTTGCGGAATTTGGGAAGACGAAGGTTTTACTGACACCTTCGACTTCCGAAAAACCAGCTATACAGAAACCTATAACATAATGCTTGCTAATCTAGTTGCCCCTATAGAGCTTACAAAAGCTATTAGCAAAAACCTTTCAGCAGCTACAAACCCAAGGGCTATTTATCTTGGCGCTCTGTCGGGACTAGATCACATAGCATCTATACAGGTCGCTTACGCTGCCAGTAAGTTTGGTTTACGAGGTGCCATTCAAAGTTTACGTAAAGCTCTTAAGGCCGAAGGAATTGGTTTCACCGTTATCAACCCGGGCAATGTTGCCACCGAAGAGGTATTAATGGATATCGAACAAGGCGGCATTAAAGAGCAAGTCCCTATCCCCATATCAGATATCATTTTAAGTACAGAAATGATTTTATCACTTTCAATAAGTGTAGAGCTTGGTGATATTAATTTAATGCAGAAAGATAACTAA
- a CDS encoding flavin monoamine oxidase family protein: protein MKPGITHNLKTISSDPDNWIPKFPNPADFRFDYFKLLQESPNGLATVHGDAPTVAIVGAGAAGMTTARELLRCGYHVTIYEASGRIGGRLFTTKNPLDTQGGGADNLDHAGMELGAMRMPFFSKPEDDNSILGYYLNSEAGDNKAILTPFPNPGAAPGNTGIYINEGYGPQGAQTDSPSLISWPEESPPDNVVLQELNKKVNEFGAKFSIPAHTYYTHNNENWLICWNKMVAHYETMTFNDLVLAEAMSVEEITQSIKDPLTFNGNVGGFGMSAEQASLLYTIGTGDGSWGAFYSISSLWFLRCTFFGFDSNLQTVEGLTSPSSLPFFNESVYDSSSKPLAPPIYEGIQSLVEYLYYTDIPGDSKKSLHADSKLYVSCPISKIEKNPNGGVLVYSPQYPNGQQYDQVVVSSTQWAAQMSIEFSGFSETQLPDAKITTSHTQHNISSCKLFFPLTGQYWNKNNYPDCKIPQIIVTDTFVQDLYGLAWDSKPDDKGILLASYTWEDDSLKLLPYEEDRLAELVLAELRNITMSTVGQDITQYIDSNFPVTIQWIKEPTYIGCSKLYRAHNEADNMLDLSYNQCYSSASDLYFAGENYGVEGGWTEPALRSAMDCVIHMLNNNSNATFNCASFNFDRDYPSWPVTVFADVAWQKTGVSIPAGATAQVFYISGEWTDNPNENGGALYGPTGTPLETPAQPGYTLPGANEGALVGRVNGGDAFLIGDGTTLPAGLSGELELCINDDLLGQYGAGLTDNQGSIMMQVYITPA, encoded by the coding sequence TGAAACCCGGAATTACCCACAACCTGAAAACCATATCCAGTGATCCAGACAACTGGATTCCTAAATTTCCTAACCCTGCTGATTTTAGATTTGATTATTTTAAGCTTTTACAAGAATCTCCAAATGGTCTGGCAACAGTACATGGAGACGCTCCTACAGTCGCTATCGTAGGGGCTGGTGCAGCAGGTATGACAACGGCAAGAGAGCTGCTGCGTTGCGGGTATCATGTAACAATCTATGAAGCCAGTGGAAGAATCGGCGGGCGTTTATTTACAACAAAAAACCCCTTAGACACACAAGGTGGTGGTGCCGATAATTTGGACCATGCAGGTATGGAACTGGGTGCTATGCGCATGCCTTTTTTTAGTAAACCAGAAGATGACAATAGTATTTTGGGATACTATTTAAATAGTGAAGCTGGGGATAACAAGGCAATACTGACGCCATTTCCAAACCCAGGTGCGGCACCTGGCAATACCGGCATTTACATTAATGAAGGTTATGGGCCACAAGGTGCTCAAACAGACTCGCCAAGTTTGATTTCATGGCCCGAAGAAAGCCCACCAGATAATGTTGTTTTGCAAGAACTCAACAAAAAAGTGAATGAGTTCGGTGCTAAATTCTCAATTCCGGCCCATACCTACTACACGCACAACAATGAGAATTGGTTAATCTGTTGGAATAAAATGGTAGCTCACTATGAAACCATGACCTTCAACGATTTGGTACTGGCAGAGGCTATGTCGGTCGAAGAAATAACCCAAAGTATTAAAGACCCACTTACTTTTAATGGTAATGTCGGCGGCTTTGGCATGAGTGCTGAACAAGCCAGTTTATTGTATACCATCGGTACAGGTGATGGCAGCTGGGGTGCTTTTTATAGTATTAGCTCGTTGTGGTTTTTGCGTTGTACTTTTTTTGGTTTTGATTCCAACTTACAAACCGTTGAAGGTTTAACAAGCCCCTCATCCCTGCCCTTTTTTAATGAGAGCGTTTATGATTCCTCTTCTAAACCTCTAGCGCCGCCGATCTATGAGGGCATCCAATCTCTGGTCGAGTATTTATATTATACTGATATTCCTGGTGACTCGAAGAAATCCTTACATGCTGATAGTAAGCTTTATGTAAGCTGCCCAATAAGCAAAATAGAAAAGAACCCTAACGGTGGTGTGCTAGTGTACTCACCACAATATCCTAATGGGCAACAGTATGATCAAGTTGTTGTTTCGTCTACCCAATGGGCAGCTCAAATGTCGATTGAGTTTTCTGGGTTTTCAGAAACTCAATTACCAGATGCCAAAATAACCACCTCACATACCCAACATAATATTTCTAGTTGTAAATTATTCTTCCCTTTAACCGGGCAATATTGGAATAAAAATAATTACCCAGATTGCAAAATCCCACAAATCATTGTTACTGATACGTTTGTGCAAGATTTATATGGCTTAGCATGGGATAGCAAACCTGACGACAAAGGCATTTTATTGGCAAGTTACACTTGGGAGGACGACTCACTCAAGCTCTTACCTTATGAAGAAGATCGGTTAGCCGAGCTTGTACTTGCTGAACTCCGTAACATCACCATGAGTACGGTTGGTCAGGACATCACTCAGTACATTGACTCGAACTTCCCTGTGACGATTCAATGGATAAAAGAGCCCACCTACATCGGTTGCTCTAAATTATATCGAGCACATAACGAAGCCGATAACATGTTGGATTTGTCTTACAACCAATGTTATTCCTCTGCCTCCGATCTTTATTTCGCAGGGGAAAACTATGGTGTAGAAGGAGGATGGACAGAACCTGCCCTACGCTCTGCAATGGATTGTGTCATTCATATGCTAAATAACAACTCAAATGCGACGTTTAATTGTGCCAGCTTCAATTTTGATCGTGATTACCCTAGCTGGCCCGTAACCGTCTTTGCTGATGTCGCTTGGCAAAAAACCGGAGTGAGTATTCCTGCAGGAGCTACTGCACAGGTGTTCTATATCAGTGGTGAGTGGACAGATAACCCCAATGAAAACGGCGGTGCTTTGTATGGCCCAACGGGAACCCCTCTCGAAACACCAGCTCAGCCTGGTTACACCTTACCGGGCGCAAACGAAGGCGCGTTAGTTGGTAGAGTCAATGGCGGTGATGCCTTTTTAATTGGAGATGGAACCACCCTACCAGCGGGGCTTTCTGGCGAACTAGAGCTATGTATTAATGACGATTTACTAGGGCAATACGGCGCTGGGCTGACTGATAATCAGGGCAGCATTATGATGCAAGTGTATATTACCCCTGCTTAA